In Oncorhynchus masou masou isolate Uvic2021 chromosome 10, UVic_Omas_1.1, whole genome shotgun sequence, a single genomic region encodes these proteins:
- the LOC135547310 gene encoding probable G-protein coupled receptor 34, with the protein MTTNFPANVTFFPFPKSSHSFIATETTFKNLLTATTPDPREHCQLDDSSLQIPLAVLYSVLFVLGLAGNILALWVFLYVHSKKNSVRVFLINVALADLLLVICLPFRVLYHSKGNHWDMGPTLCKVVGNLFYMNMYISITLLGLISVDRYLKIQRSVGRYRLHATRWSSTVCGTIWILALASVIPMILLSEGNEELNKCFQYKQRKHAQGKAYFNLFLVAVFWFVFVCLVVSYGKIALKLLRASRDKPDLPNATRYNRTARKSFFVLFLFTICFVPYHMVRVLYVVSQISETSCFWRGVVDQANEVVLLLSALNSCLDPVMYFLLSESVRKETLRLVNNIFRLSDSGGSGSGSSVDCGRSLEEQPTISFISNLRRKITVQPSLLQI; encoded by the exons ATGACAACCAACTTCCCTGCCAACGTCACATTCTTTCCCTTTCCCAAGTCCTCCCACTCATTCATCGCCACGGAGACTACCTTCAAGAACCTCTTGACCGCCACAACCCCTGACCCCAGGGAACACTGTCAACTTGACGACAGCTCCCTTCAGATCCCTCTAGCAGTCCTCTACTCTGTCCTATTCGTCTTGGGCCTGGCCGGCAACATACTGGCTCTCTGGGTCTTTCTATACGTCCACTCCAAGAAGAACTCTGTCCGAGTATTCCTCATCAATGTAGCGTTAGCCGACCTGCTACTGGTCATCTGTCTCCCATTCAGAGTCCTCTACCACAGTAAAGGGAACCACTGGGATATGGGCCCCACCCTCTGTAAGGTCGTGGGAAACCTATTTTATATGAACATGTATATCAGTATCACCTTATTAGGGTTGATCAGTGTGGATCGCTATCTGAAGATCCAGCGTAGCGTCGGGCGGTATCGCCTCCACGCCACCAGATGGAGCTCCACCGTCTGTGGGACCATCTGGATCCTGGCCCTCGCCTCCGTCATACCCATGATCCTACTCTCCGAAGGCAACGAGGAGTTGAACAA GTGTTTCCAGTATAAACAGCGAAAGCATGCGCAGGGGAAGGCCTATTTCAACCTCTTCCTGGTTGCTGTGTTCTGGTTTGTGTTTGTCTGCCTTGTGGTGTCTTATGGGAAAATTGCACTCAAGCTGCTGAGGGCGTCGAGAGATAAACCGGACCTCCCCAACGCGACCCGCTACAACCGTACTGCCAGGAAGTCCTTCTTTGTCCTCTTTCTGTTTACCATCTGCTTCGTCCCCTATCACATGGTTCGGGTGTTATACGTGGTCTCCCAGATCAGCGAAACTTCCTGCTTCTGGAGGGGTGTGGTAGACCAAGCCAACGAAGTGGTGTTGCTACTCTCTGCCCTCAACAGTTGCCTAGACCCCGTGATGTACTTCCTGTTGTCGGAGTCCGTGAGGAAAGAGACACTCCGATTGGTCAATAACATATTCCGACTGAGTGACTCGGGTGGCAGTGGGAGTGGCTCCAGTGTGGATTGTGGGAGGAGTCTTGAGGAGCAGCCAACCATTAGTTTCATCAGTAATCTGAGGAGAAAAATAACTGTCCAGCCCTCCCTCCTTCAGATATAA